In one Leptidea sinapis chromosome 25, ilLepSina1.1, whole genome shotgun sequence genomic region, the following are encoded:
- the LOC126972088 gene encoding 3-ketoacyl-CoA thiolase, mitochondrial-like isoform X1 yields the protein MAILNKGLFIVSAKRTPFCKYGGPLRELPASHAFAAAAKATFQSANVNPSLVDCTIVGNVHFLSQCDGGKTPRYCGIYSGVPIEKPALGVNKTCASGLQALISSGVEILSGSSNTCLTGGTEIMSSLPMLARNVRFGTSLSIPYVLEDYITKEFQDSYTEVSLQQMSENLARKFNISRNDADDFAAKSHLKFISGQERGVFDPELTSIDVTLKKRELTISKDDLPDASISVEKLSSISPILESGCILTAGNTAVPADGAAALLVASEEVVTKNNLNPLARITGWSCIGVNPQEPGLGSVASVENLMNITKCRLADIDSFEINEIFSSEALVTAKALKIDEQRVNQYGGAIALGNPVAATGARMAVHIVHQIRSNKYQKAVAVSSTGGGQGVAVMFEKV from the exons ATGGCGATACTGAACAAGG gactgttcattgtcagcgCAAAACGGACGCCATTTTGTAAATATGGCGGCCCATTACGGGAGTTGCCAGCATCACACGCATTTGCTGCTGCGGCTAAAGCCACATTCCAGAGTGCCAATGTTAATCCAAGCTTAGTGGATTGTACAATAGTGGGCAATGTACATTTT CTTAGTCAGTGTGATGGCGGTAAAACTCCGCGATACTGTGGTATTTACTCTGGAGTCCCCATAGAAAAACCTGCGTTGGGGGTCAACAAAACCTGTGCTTCTGGATTGCAAGCGCTAATTTCATCAGGAGTG gaAATATTGTCGGGATCGTCTAACACTTGTCTCACTGGAGGTACCGAAATCATGTCATCTTTACCAATGCTCGCTCGAAACGTGAGATTCGGTACATCTCTAAGCATTCCCTACGTTCTTGAAGATTATATTACGAAGGAATTCCAGGACAGTTACACTGAAGTAAGCCTACAGCAAATGTCTGAAAATCTAGCTCGGAAGTTTAATATATCTAGAAATGATGCAGATGATTTTGCTGCTAAAAGCCATCTTAAATTCATATCAG GTCAGGAACGAGGTGTATTTGACCCTGAACTCACTAGTATAGATGTTACCCTGAAGAAAAGAGAATTAACAATTTCTAAAGATGATTTACCCGACGCTAGTATATCAGTAGAAAAATTATCGAGTATTAGTCCTATTTTAGAGTCCGGGTGTATTTTAACTGCTGGGAACACTGCA GTTCCTGCAGATGGCGCAGCAGCACTTTTGGTCGCCAGTGAAGAGGTTGTaacgaaaaataatttaaatcctCTCGCGAGAATCACGGGCTGGTCCTGTATTGGAGTGAATCCTCAAGAACCTGGTTTAGGAAGTGTGGCTTCTGTTGAAAACCTCATGAATATAACAAAATGTAGACTAGCTGATATTGATAGTTTTGag ATAAATGAGATCTTTTCGTCGGAAGCACTTGTTACTGCTAAAGCTTTGAAAATAGATGAGCAGAGAGTGAACCAGTACGGAGGAGCAATCGCTTTGGGCAATCCAGTTGCAGCAACCGGGGCAAGGATGGCAGTACACATAGTTCATCAGATCAG gtcaaataaatatcaaaaggCTGTTGCTGTCTCAAGCACTGGCGGTGGACAAGGTGTTGCAGTAATGTTTGAAAAGGTTTAG
- the LOC126972088 gene encoding 3-ketoacyl-CoA thiolase, mitochondrial-like isoform X2: MAILNKGLFIVSAKRTPFCKYGGPLRELPASHAFAAAAKATFQSANVNPSLVDCTIVGNVHFEILSGSSNTCLTGGTEIMSSLPMLARNVRFGTSLSIPYVLEDYITKEFQDSYTEVSLQQMSENLARKFNISRNDADDFAAKSHLKFISGQERGVFDPELTSIDVTLKKRELTISKDDLPDASISVEKLSSISPILESGCILTAGNTAVPADGAAALLVASEEVVTKNNLNPLARITGWSCIGVNPQEPGLGSVASVENLMNITKCRLADIDSFEINEIFSSEALVTAKALKIDEQRVNQYGGAIALGNPVAATGARMAVHIVHQIRSNKYQKAVAVSSTGGGQGVAVMFEKV, from the exons ATGGCGATACTGAACAAGG gactgttcattgtcagcgCAAAACGGACGCCATTTTGTAAATATGGCGGCCCATTACGGGAGTTGCCAGCATCACACGCATTTGCTGCTGCGGCTAAAGCCACATTCCAGAGTGCCAATGTTAATCCAAGCTTAGTGGATTGTACAATAGTGGGCAATGTACATTTT gaAATATTGTCGGGATCGTCTAACACTTGTCTCACTGGAGGTACCGAAATCATGTCATCTTTACCAATGCTCGCTCGAAACGTGAGATTCGGTACATCTCTAAGCATTCCCTACGTTCTTGAAGATTATATTACGAAGGAATTCCAGGACAGTTACACTGAAGTAAGCCTACAGCAAATGTCTGAAAATCTAGCTCGGAAGTTTAATATATCTAGAAATGATGCAGATGATTTTGCTGCTAAAAGCCATCTTAAATTCATATCAG GTCAGGAACGAGGTGTATTTGACCCTGAACTCACTAGTATAGATGTTACCCTGAAGAAAAGAGAATTAACAATTTCTAAAGATGATTTACCCGACGCTAGTATATCAGTAGAAAAATTATCGAGTATTAGTCCTATTTTAGAGTCCGGGTGTATTTTAACTGCTGGGAACACTGCA GTTCCTGCAGATGGCGCAGCAGCACTTTTGGTCGCCAGTGAAGAGGTTGTaacgaaaaataatttaaatcctCTCGCGAGAATCACGGGCTGGTCCTGTATTGGAGTGAATCCTCAAGAACCTGGTTTAGGAAGTGTGGCTTCTGTTGAAAACCTCATGAATATAACAAAATGTAGACTAGCTGATATTGATAGTTTTGag ATAAATGAGATCTTTTCGTCGGAAGCACTTGTTACTGCTAAAGCTTTGAAAATAGATGAGCAGAGAGTGAACCAGTACGGAGGAGCAATCGCTTTGGGCAATCCAGTTGCAGCAACCGGGGCAAGGATGGCAGTACACATAGTTCATCAGATCAG gtcaaataaatatcaaaaggCTGTTGCTGTCTCAAGCACTGGCGGTGGACAAGGTGTTGCAGTAATGTTTGAAAAGGTTTAG
- the LOC126972088 gene encoding 3-ketoacyl-CoA thiolase, mitochondrial-like isoform X3 translates to MSSLPMLARNVRFGTSLSIPYVLEDYITKEFQDSYTEVSLQQMSENLARKFNISRNDADDFAAKSHLKFISGQERGVFDPELTSIDVTLKKRELTISKDDLPDASISVEKLSSISPILESGCILTAGNTAVPADGAAALLVASEEVVTKNNLNPLARITGWSCIGVNPQEPGLGSVASVENLMNITKCRLADIDSFEINEIFSSEALVTAKALKIDEQRVNQYGGAIALGNPVAATGARMAVHIVHQIRSNKYQKAVAVSSTGGGQGVAVMFEKV, encoded by the exons ATGTCATCTTTACCAATGCTCGCTCGAAACGTGAGATTCGGTACATCTCTAAGCATTCCCTACGTTCTTGAAGATTATATTACGAAGGAATTCCAGGACAGTTACACTGAAGTAAGCCTACAGCAAATGTCTGAAAATCTAGCTCGGAAGTTTAATATATCTAGAAATGATGCAGATGATTTTGCTGCTAAAAGCCATCTTAAATTCATATCAG GTCAGGAACGAGGTGTATTTGACCCTGAACTCACTAGTATAGATGTTACCCTGAAGAAAAGAGAATTAACAATTTCTAAAGATGATTTACCCGACGCTAGTATATCAGTAGAAAAATTATCGAGTATTAGTCCTATTTTAGAGTCCGGGTGTATTTTAACTGCTGGGAACACTGCA GTTCCTGCAGATGGCGCAGCAGCACTTTTGGTCGCCAGTGAAGAGGTTGTaacgaaaaataatttaaatcctCTCGCGAGAATCACGGGCTGGTCCTGTATTGGAGTGAATCCTCAAGAACCTGGTTTAGGAAGTGTGGCTTCTGTTGAAAACCTCATGAATATAACAAAATGTAGACTAGCTGATATTGATAGTTTTGag ATAAATGAGATCTTTTCGTCGGAAGCACTTGTTACTGCTAAAGCTTTGAAAATAGATGAGCAGAGAGTGAACCAGTACGGAGGAGCAATCGCTTTGGGCAATCCAGTTGCAGCAACCGGGGCAAGGATGGCAGTACACATAGTTCATCAGATCAG gtcaaataaatatcaaaaggCTGTTGCTGTCTCAAGCACTGGCGGTGGACAAGGTGTTGCAGTAATGTTTGAAAAGGTTTAG
- the LOC126972125 gene encoding probable protein BRICK1-B, giving the protein MSTPPRETIQKQIQQDWANREYIEVITGSIKKITDFLNSFDMSCRSRLATLNEKLTSLERKIDYLEACVTKGETLT; this is encoded by the exons atgtctACACCACCCCGTGaaactattcaaaaacaaattcaaCAAGATTGGGCTAATAGAGAATATATTGAAGTTATTACAGgatcaataaagaaaataacaGATTTTTTGAATTCCTTTG ATATGTCTTGTAGATCTAGGCTTGCAACACTGAACGAAAAGTTAACTTCGTTGGAAAGAAAAATTGATTATTTGGAGGCTTGT GTTACAAAAGGCGAGACTTTAACATAG